In the genome of Epinephelus moara isolate mb chromosome 14, YSFRI_EMoa_1.0, whole genome shotgun sequence, the window TAATTTTACTGTTCAGTGATAGGATTTAGATTCTTGCATGCAGCAGGTCCAGACGAGGTGTCTGCAGACATGTTAAAATACTGAGCACACTTGTGTTTCTCGGGCAAACTATCTGGATGTTCTAGTCTTCTGTGAGTATTATTAAAAGCAGTGTGCACCCCAGAAGTAAAATGTTGAGCTACCAATACGACTGCATTTGAGTACATGAAGCTGGATACATTTCAGTTTGTATATAACAGCTGATCACCCCCCTGTGACTGCAAATAATTAAACTCACAATAAATCAGTCCAACAGTGGCACGATGGCAGACAAAGCAGCATGGCGATAAAGCACAGAGCTGCTGTGGTAAAAGTTGCAGCTCAGCAATTTGGTTTAGAGCATCAGCAAAACGGGGTGGAAACTGGGAGATGTCACTTAAAAAGGGTGGACGCTGCAAAGTCTCTCATCTCACATATTAAAGCTGGAGGACAACATGAACACTGCTatttagaagaagaaaaaagcacATTAGAGGGTTCGTTTCTGCGTCTGTTAATGTCACAAAAGAAGCAGTGACATGCAAAGAGTCCGCGCCTTCATGCTCACAGTTTGGAGAGTTGGAGAGTTGGACTGTTGGACGGTTGCTACAGTATTTGTGACCTTGAGGATGTTGTAGATAAAAGGTGCTGCTGATGTCACCCCCATAGCTACATTTTTAAATTCCTCTCTTTTGGTTAAAGAGTCAGCCCTGTAGCCCTGGACTCAGAAAAGCATTTTGCAGGACTACGAGAATATAAACAGTTTAATCATGCACCAACACTGGACGTGGACGTGGCTCGCTGCATTTAATCTGAATAATTTATAAATCtacacttgtttttattttattttgtatttaatcttattttaaatTGCTGTTATCTAATTATTTAATAAactaaaatacacattttcaatttaataaaatgcattattattattttttcaatttgttgtattttattattattattatttgtatttatttcacatGAATTAGCCTATTGGTTGGACTTATACTACTCTCAATATTATAATACACATATTTAATATTCTGGtataaattgattgattaaataGGGCTTTATTACATATAACTAAGTAACAGGGATCAGATCCAATCAGACACAGATGCTGTGCAGACAGATACCCAGGCTGTCATGTCTGTGCAGTCATTTATGCTGACAAACTATAGCGCGCTGCAGAGTGTCTGCACACTGTGCGACGTCGACAGATTCAATAACAATAAAGACGTATAGCCAAGGCTGCAGCCCGTCCTTCAACACATATCACATCCACCGCTGAAAGAGACTCTACTTATATGCAAGTTAAGCTCACTTATCCGACAACCCTTAACTTGTCTGCCCACCAGATGAATAGAAGAAAGGTTTTCTCCACAATGCCAAGAACAGGTTAGAGCGAACTATATTTAATAAATTACTGAAGCATATGTGCTGCGCCCGTGAGGAGGCCACTACAAGTCAGACAACAATCAACTGGTAATTAAATCCTTTTAATAGGCCAAGCCATGAGCTCAAAAACCCGcacgcgcgcacgcacacacgctgGAGAGAAGTTGTGATTTCCGTGCCCCAGACTACCCTCACAGGAGGCTTTTCTTTGGAGAGGGACCCGCGGTCGCTTCCCTTTACAAAACAGCGGCGGGGCCCCTTTTGTCCGAGCAGGGACCCCAGACCCATCATTAGCACTGATTACCGCTGACCAGTTTGACAACCTTATTGACTGCGAGAAAGACTTTTTCATCCAGTCCCCCGGTCGTCCGTATTCTCAATAGAAACGGAAATATTCAGCCATTTTGTCCCCGTGGTTTGAAAGAGGAGcagcaaaaaaatataaaaaggagaaccccccccccccccctccctcctcaacCCCATTTATTTCCCTTCACTTGTTTCCTCTNccccccccccccctccctcctcaacCCCATTTATTTCCCTTCActtgtttcctctctctccatACACATTTAGCTTCTGTGTTGTTGAAGCTGAAAGGCTTTTGTCTGTTGCAGAAGTTactgtagcctaattaattGCAAATTGGACGGAACCAGGTGTCTGCCCCATCAGTTGGAAAAGCCCAACGTTGCTTTGCTCTTATTCTGTGCATCACCACATTGAGGCTTCACTATAGGTCATTTGTTCTGGTTTAAAGTCTATTTACAGtccagtaaataaataataacatgctGTGCAGGTAGATTTATTTTAAAGGCATTGTTTTAAACGGAAGAGACTATTGTGGGGCTGCAACTATTAAGATTATTGTCATTAAAATGTGGAAAATGCTCATCAAAATGTCCCAGAGCTCAAATTAACATCtccaaattgcttttttttaccAACCAACACTCCAAAACCCAAACACTATTATTCATTTCCTACATAATACATTATTAACCatcataaatgacaaataaaacagcaattTCTCGCATTTAAGAAGCTAAAACCTGCAAATATTTgctatttttgctttaaaaatgacacaaataaaatgaattaaacattATCAGAATAGTTGCCAATTAGTTTTCTGTAGATCAAATGATCCATTAATTGGTTGCAGCTTTTATTACAGAAGATTTCAGTTCGGAAGGATGCaagaaaataatatatattattttaagaCAGCCTTCcacagagaggaagtgaaaaTAGTGGGGACATTTAATTAAAGGAGGGACACTGCTGGATTTAAATTGAGCCTGCAGTCAACTAAAACCACAAAACTGGGCAACACAAATAAGCCATTTTTTCCTAAGATAATTTGTAATTTTCAGATTATATATGTGTGCATTAATGCTCCACAAATTCAGCCATAATTAATCCGTCATTTTGTGTTAATTCCAAGGATGCATCTGCACCATGCACGGCCTATTTCCTAAATTAAAGCCTGTCTTGGGAAAATGGACACTTGCAGAGATTTTTGAAGGAGCCCAGTCCCTATATTGTGTGTGTCCCTCTCCACGGGCAGAATAAGGCCCGTTTGCACAATCTGCTGTGTTTTGATCTCTATGATCTCTCTCGCAGATCATCCGGGTTAGTGAGTCGGCCTCTCTGTGACCTCTCGCTGTCACCCTGCATTACACGACgcaaagcatgttggccaattagGCCTCTGTGAAACGTGTCAGGGAATACAGCACAGTGGCGTTATCATCACGAAAAGAGGATTTTAtataagaatttttttttttttacaatctcaTCACCCCacacagcatttaaaaaaataagagtAAACTTTATACTCTCTTGAtcaacaattattttattaagttatctttactgtttttttcttttactgaaacacattttcactaAAGCGCGCATGCTCAACAGGTTCACCTGTGTACAAGGTAAGTATTAAAAACACCAAGCAAATGAATATGAAATTCGAAGAGACAGAGCAGATCGTTTTTTAAATAGGcaaataaacattatttataAAACTttgaaagtaaagtaaaaatatcacAGTTCTTTTTCAACATGAAATACCCACAGAGAACAGCAGGTTAGGCGCTCGGATGCCTTCAtcccttctttttttgttgtaattgttttcttctttttttaacttttcatctCGGGGCGTTGGTTTATTAGTCCGTCAAATATGTGTCTTCCGTATTAAGTTCAGTTATCCGCACGTGGGTAAAacgcaaacaaaaaaaaatgtaggcctAAAAGGAAAAGGACGGGCAGTCCGCCGCAGATCACAGATCCCCTCATGTTTTGGCACCCGTCAAATATcagttcatgtgtgtgtgtatgtgtgtgtgtgtttaactcaACGCAGGCACTATGACTTGTTTTATTGGATTGTCTTTCACTCGTATCCCTCTTTAACTCATCAACACCGTGGATCTGCCCGTCAGATGTCACATTCACTGTCGCTGGAGGTGATGGAGATGGCCGAGGCGGCTGCTTTGCTGGACAGACTGGCCTCCGGACTGGACGAGTTCCCCAGGCGGTCCACGGTGCCGTCCTCGTCCGCCAGGGAGCGGACCGAGCCGCCGGACAGGACCTGCTGCTGGAGCCTGGGCAGAGGACACGGAGAGATGGAGCAAcgtgacacaaacatccaccacTGTGCACAGACTTTATTATATACAGAATAATCAGACTTGTTTTTCggatatttatttttctaatgcCTAAGAAAATTAGATATGTGCAGCTTCTATTTTAAGAGCtggattattttatatttatatttatatttttctatttttttcagtgtttaaaaaaatcctgaaaCAGCCAGCAGTAAATTAAATAATTCTATCATTCTtaccctttaaaaacacacaatataaaaTCAAAACGCAAAACTGGCTTTTTCCTGGGATCCATAGTTAAAAATATTcctcacaaaaacaaacagcagtgataTCCTATAATTTATTGTGCAAAAGAGCCAcagcaagatttttttttcaagaaaataatAGCTCAAACCAACAGGATAATTACAAATGTGCTTTTCCACAAGCTCTCACTAATTAATGCTGGCTATAGATTATACCACTTTCTGTTAATGGGAAAATTATGGGCTGTTTTAGCTGTATTAAACATGACCAATACAGTAGTGTGACCTCGACCCACACTGTAATAGCCCTTTCAACTGATTGTAATTAGAAATTACATCATATTATCTATGAAATTATATTTTAGATATTAGATTAGATAATGCACTGACCTAATGGTGTGCACTGACAGTCACATAAGCACATGTGACTGTGGTTTATTCGTGTTAGGTTgtgttaatgttatttattacaattaaaagtaaaattatgaAGCTAGAGATTTGTTATCTCGATATATAATTACaggtaaggtttttttttttttttttttaaatattattattaggcAGTGCTGGTGGGctattttctgcattttaacACCCTTTAATTATAATTTCATTACAAAGAGTGTGAGCAACCTTTATTACAAAAGGAAAAGGCCCTGATTTTAGGATCacagattgattttttttatctattatCAAGAGAAATTATGTCAGAAGTGAATGTATCTAAGCAGCGTGGGTTAGGCCTGTTCTGCTTTATTAAACTAAGTAAGgatgcattgtgttttttccttttcaaaaatgtgtccaaaaaatTTGTTGAAGCTACGGTGATGAGGAGATGCATGCAGCTCACCTGTTCTTCGCAGCCGctgctctgtctctttgtctgcgATTTTTGAACCAGTTTCCTACTTGTGTGGGTGTAAGTCCTGTAGCCTGTGCAAGCTCCCTCTTTTTACTGGGATTCGGGTAGGGATCCTGCAAATACCATTCTCGTAACAAGTGCCGGGTTCTCTCCTTGAAGCAGTGGGTTTTCTGCTCTCCATCCCATATGGTTCTGGGTAGGGGGAACTTCTTCCGCACCCTGTATTTGTCCACCGGCCCCAGCGGGCGTCCCCGCAGCTTCTCCGCCTCCTGGTAGTGCGCTTCGAGCCACAGCGCCTGCAGCTTCGTGTGCGACTCTTTGGTGAACTTGTGGTTCTCCAGGATGTGGTAGAGTTCACGGAAATTGCCGGTGTGGAAGGCGACGACGGCCCGGGCCCTCAGTACCGACTCGTTCTTGTTGAGGACCTCGCAGGCCGCTGGCGCGACGGGCAGCGACCAGAGGAAGCGGCCGAGGCGCTCGACGTCCCCGCTCTCCTCCAGAGTCTCGCAGACCCCGGCGACCTGCTGGGGGCTGAAATTCAAGATGGGCAGCTGAAACATGGAGGCTTCTCCTGTGtttccctctccccctcctttctcctctctctctctctcctccgcGTCGGGTCCTCCTGTTTCTGCTCTCCGTGCGCCAAGGCAGTCCAAGGCTCCCAAAAAACAAGGCAATCCCAAAGTTACCGAACCAATCGTCTGACCAGCCGTGAAAAACGCGCACACACCACAACGCCGCGGAGGAGGACCGATGCTGCGTGGGGGCCGGCTACCGCATCCTCGGGCTTGGCAAACTTGGCAGGCAAAGGGCTGAAGGTGCGAGGAAATTAAAGCCGGAGCCGCGATGTATTTTTCAAGGTAGGCTGGGATTGGAAGTACGAAAGAATTAAAGCCGGAGCCGAGATGTATTTTTTAAGGGGGGAGAAAAAGACAGTCAAGCCCCCTCCGATGATTTCCTATTGGACTTGGCAGATTGGCTGCCCGGTTGCCATGGATGCACGTCAATCACTGTCAAGTTCGGCCAATCAGGCGGAAAGGAGATCTCAGCACCtcccttttcaaaaataatataaacattTTGACCTTTTTGCTTCGCGTCTTCAAACGTTTAGCTGCCCCGCCGTGCTTTGCAAACACCCTCTGCCTTTGTGTTACAGAAACACCCTTCAGTCTATATAGTCAAGTGGCACAGCAGCCACACGGGCTCGGCTCAGGCTCCCTTTAGAGCTCTTGAAACCGGCTCAACACAGCAAAAAGACACGTCCACGCTGATAGGCTGCCCTGCCCTGAAACCCACGGATAATATTAAGACAACAGTATCATATTTGTACAGTTGTGTTAAGTGTGGCCTATTAAAATCTACCTTATATAGTGATGGCTTTCAGTTTGATCTATATCTCTATTATATTTCACGTGGCTGCACATTTTGAATGCATGCCTTCATTTTATAAGATTTGTGTCGTTATGTTTAATTCCCATATATGCCCTTAAGGTTTATATCGACGCAGAATTGTAGGAATCATTAAAAAAGGGTCAATGTGGGCTTTATTTCAACAGGACTGCGAATTATCAGCCAACTCAGTTGCGCAACCTTGACCAGCGTTTTGTCGAGGCTTCTTGCATTTCCAACCTCTAAAAGTGCTAATttattaaaacataataaattatATCAGACCCTAAGTTATGACGACGCATGCTCTTTTATGTGGGACATGAATAAAATGCTCTTTTTGAAAACACAGGCTAATTAATTGCTGTCATATTGGCAGTTGTGTGACGGTGATCCCGTGCAGGCTGCAGCTCAGCTACAGTATCTGCCTTTATTTACagcatcagcacacacacacatggcgaGGCATGGTTGTAAAACATAGCAGGGAATACAAAACGTGATATAGGATTATCATGGCCCTGCCAGGCTACTCGGCTTTAGTATCAGACACACTCCGTTTTGTGCACAGGCTGATTTAGTAAATAAGAGGGCGGATAGATAGCGCAGATGGTTTGAAGTGTCGGGTCAGATTATTTCATGGCTGGATACAGTAGGAAAGTTCATTCTGACGGAAAAGCCTGATATTATTTTCaccgaccccccccccccctcacccTCTTCCCcccctgcacacaaacacacacacacacacacacacacacacacactgactctctccctcttccctctctgtctctctcccatGCACgcgcacgcacgcgcacaccaCACACTCGAGCTGAATCCCCTTCGGGCTCTTTTTGCATGAATTATAGACTCTCGATGCAGGGTTATGAAATGCCTTCTGCACAGGAAGCTGTTCATTCTCTTGCTGGTTAACTGCAGGCTGCAGCAtcataaaaaaatcttaataatCAAGAATTTTGCATGATGCCTCTTTCTGATGATGtttaccaaaaataaataaataaacctgcgttgacaaacaaacaaacaaacaaacaggccaCATCATCTGTATGAAATTGCAATTTTATAGCAGACAGATGAGCAATGAGAAGATTAAGACGAATCGGTGTCGCCATTCATTCATCCATATTATTACACCACCCGCTAAATATTGGTAAATAAAGGATAAGACCTCCATCAGACGCAGCAGTGGAAGTAAACTCCGAGGGCGACTGACAAGGTGCTGCTCTGAAATATTCAGCTGCATGTGAATATTTCATCCATGCAGGCTGCCCGTCTCAACCTAAATTTACAAGGgctgcaatatttttttttcttctaggGAAGCGCGCATCAATAAAATATAGGCGAGTTTTGGATCTCTTAAACGGAGGGCTGGAAATAACAATTGTAGACTGTGCTCTGTAAGCAACACGTCTAGGGTTATAGGCACTGTTTAAACATTTatgcaagataaaaaaaacaagggcacgattttttttctcattgtgAATTCGTGTTTTAGTGTCGCTGCGCCAGTAAACAGGTGCGGCACATATTAATCCTATAGAAAACCCCGCATATAGGCCATTTAATTCAACTATTATCGCTGTTTTTAATTGCCCTCATATCTCCATCCAATGTCAGTATTTAATGGCGTTTATTTTACCTTCCatataaaatgataaatactATATGCCATTTTAAATAGACTAAGCCGCAGTGGTGTACTGTATCCCAACCAGTCCAGgcctgtgtcactgtgtcaggAGATACTAGGCCTCCTGACACCAATATCTCCGCACATCCAGCACCGCAACACAGTGGATCTCATTCAAACAcgtctgtttttttccttctcttttgtCTATTTGTTTCATGGATGGAGCCAGCCCTCTGTCACACAAAACTGATTTTGACGCAGTTGTGTGTTTCTATATCAGACCTGTTGATTTTTAAATAACTActgtctctattttttttttttaagtattattttaataaagattCTCTCATTTTCAGAGCTGTACATCCTCCTACTAAAATCCCTGGAGGCTGAGTGTGGAAATCAGGcgaacaaaaattcaaaatcacAGCTGTGAGGCACAGAGGATGGACAAAATACCAGGAACACCTGACAACAGGATCCAAGCCAGCAGAAAAATGACTAGAAATTTCATTCAACACTTTTCTGACAgagtcaaaacaaaaacagaaattggaGTTGTTTTGGCAGGTTGATTGTACTGAATTGCATTTATGTCTTTACCATCTGCAGAGGTTAGATGGGACcatatttaatcatttaaagcAACAACATCAACCACAAGAAGTCTTTAAAGGGCAACTACACCTATTTTCAAAATTCCTATGTTATTCCTAAGTCCctaaataaaagtaaacataaATAACTGTCTTCAAATCCAGAAACTAAACTCAAAACTCACACTTCAGCAAGTATAAagactggagctgctccatagacaaataaatgaaagatattatagacactgagagcacccaagCGAATGTTATGAGTACATGgggacattttctgtttctgaacAGAGAACACCACATTAGAATTAAGCTcatttggatgtataaaaaggacaaaaaacactctgtgggtccacaaaatcagactcccattcattgtctatggagcagcttcagactttatACTTCATGGCACaggtttgagacttacttctctggtttctggctttgagagagagtcactcatgttcacaaatattgattcaGCTTTGCGAAGCCATGGAAATGTCATATTGAAATTCTTAGCTTAGGTGGTGTGTTTAGAAAAATGTGAATCTTCAACTCCATAACCAAGGCCAAACTCCATCTGTTGTTGAAGATCACGtgactgaaagctccagaacaccATAAATGCATCTTTAGTAAGGGAGAGTGTTTTGGCAACTGCTGTTTCCACGTATAAAAATTAATGTAAAGCCTCAAAAATATTAATTGTCTTCCACATTAGAGTAAAAGCATTAGACCACTCAATTATCATTACAGAAACATAGGCAAATCTACGTTACAACAGTAACACTAAGGAATTTGAAGGCTCTACTCTGAAACAACCAGCAGCTGCTGCGGCTGCATGTTACCAACTGATACAGGTCCTTCACCGCATTTAACAGTTTGAGTAGATTAGAGAGAAAAAGCTGGATGCACGTTTCTGTCTGAAgctcagtgacaaacagagacataaagagGACTACAAGGTGAAGAGAGGATTGATATGGCACAGAGGTGTGGTGCGCCCCTCAGCTTCCTCCCAATTTCTGATAGGAGACGAGTGCGTTTACTTTGTGTCATCATTAGCATGTAGCTGGGTTGTAGCTTGCCCTgggcagagggagggaaggagtgGGGAATAGTTACATATGAACAGGCTGGAAATGACCCAGATTCCCTAGGATCACTGGAGCAGAGGAGACGCTACTAGAGCCTGTCACCAACAGCCATTCTGCCACTATCATATCCAGAGTAcctttctgtctccatcactgCTCATCTTCATATGCATACACCCACAGAGATGTATGTCAACATGCATGCGAGCACACGAGACTGCTCACTGTAAACATCACTGGTGAATGTCAATCTGAATCGGAAACAAATAATATCATGTTGGTGTTAACATGCTCTGTTTCTGTAAATATCCTGTGATCTGTCTGTGTAGGCTGAGCCTGTTTAAAGCACTTTAACTGCATCAGGAGAGGGTGGGCAGTGATGTAAAACAATGCCACACAATGCTAATGTATGCTGTTAGTTGCCTGGGGCGGGAAGGCACTTCTGCTAAGCAAACATGGAGGTTGCAAACATTACTGTGTATGTTCACCGCCTGCTTCgacttcagtgttttgttgACTTCCCTGTGCACAACAGACTGTTTTAACTTGGAGTCAGCTGTCCCAGCACGGGATTAACTTTCCAATTAAGATATCATGTCAGCAGCACCCGTAACCCCTGGATGACCTGGATGTATTTAAAAGGCCAGGCTTATGTAGCGGGACTTAAAGAGAAGTCTCGTACGTGGCCTCGTGGCTACACAGTGACAGGAGGTATACGCCAAAGCTCTCTGAGAGTTGTGTTTTCAGACCCATTTGCCCTCGGGGCAGCACTGGCTCTCGACACTGCGTTTAATCTGTGGATTTGCGGTAACAGAGAAGACTTCTTATCCGCTGACCCATTGGCCCCCAGTGTACGTAATCCAGTGCCTTTCAGTCACACAGCCCTGCTGACACGGATAGAGGAGAGCCAATACACTGCGGCAGTCAGTGTGggggcgcacacacacatggccaGCCTTGCcctgacacacatacacctcCCCCAAGCTTTTGTTTCACAGGGCATATACTACACAGCACAGCCAGGCCACTGTTATTATAATCAGTGCACGTGATATTTGACCTTATATCCACTAAGCCAATTCACAATAGCACAGTGAATATGTAATACCATAATGCCCATTTCTTAACTGTGATTGACAGCAGCACTGAATATTTATACTGTGCCCGTCCTCATTGCTGCCATGAATAGAGTCATTTTTACCAACAGAACAGTGCAGCACACAGACAGTCAGGCCATACAAAAGCAGGGGTGCTATTACACTTTGGTCAAAGAGATTTTCTCTTGTGTAGATCTCTGCCCTGCTCCTGCACATTACGCGGAGCTTTATCAAGCATCCGCGGCGTGTAAATGTAACTTCATTGAATCCCGCTATTGTCACGCAGCATAAAAGTGAGATCCTGTATCGAAGGTTTCCCAGAATTTCCATGTTTCATCCTCGCTGTAAGTCGCAAATGTAAGTGAGAGAACCATTGGGCTGTCGCAAACAatgcagtgagagtgaacctCGAATACTTGGAAGAGAGCCATTAGGAATACCTTGAaacagaccccccccccccatccctccttttttctttttcttttttgaaaacacatttacGGAGCATGTTATAGAGTGCATGCAATTATTACATCCATTCCACTCTTGAATGCAGTCAATTTCTGGGGCTAAATGAAACTAGGCAGAGTGCATGTTGCACACCGCCACGCTATATATTACCTGTGcttgtgagtgtttgtgtaagaggcagagcaagagagagcCGAAATTGCAAATGAACAAATGCATGCATCACCTATAGCACTTGCACAACAAAGTGATTGTGAGCACGAGGCAGAATTTCGCTGTTAGAGCTAAAATGCCAAGCTGGTAATTACGAGCGGTAAATCCCTCTGTGTTTACGCACGGTCGTATACAGCATACTTGAGATTGAAATTGAACACAGCAGTAAGTGATTTTCCACATACAAAACATATGTGGAATTGGCACCCAGCAGCATGCTTCTCCATTCAGTCACTCCATTGAGCTGCTACTCTCTGGTGCAATGGTGAATGGATGCAAACTGTCCAAAATCTATAGTTTTTCTTAATGTCCAACATTATTGTCCAGCTGTCAGACCTGAGTACTGTATGAGATGAAatgtaataaagttaaaa includes:
- the LOC126401452 gene encoding homeobox protein SIX6; translated protein: MFQLPILNFSPQQVAGVCETLEESGDVERLGRFLWSLPVAPAACEVLNKNESVLRARAVVAFHTGNFRELYHILENHKFTKESHTKLQALWLEAHYQEAEKLRGRPLGPVDKYRVRKKFPLPRTIWDGEQKTHCFKERTRHLLREWYLQDPYPNPSKKRELAQATGLTPTQVGNWFKNRRQRDRAAAAKNRLQQQVLSGGSVRSLADEDGTVDRLGNSSSPEASLSSKAAASAISITSSDSECDI